The following coding sequences lie in one Amblyraja radiata isolate CabotCenter1 chromosome 20, sAmbRad1.1.pri, whole genome shotgun sequence genomic window:
- the ncr3lg1 gene encoding natural cytotoxicity triggering receptor 3 ligand 1, which yields MGWLGNPLRPLLLLLVMLTPHSGQLTLKASKSPAELILYENGLLECEIANLSAITLNPNNLGVLWVFTGGTEELNIFMYSNGQITNLWEEAELSKNSILNGNMSLFLRHVTLKHLGEYRCEVVIPPNYKASLTVKLEVLARPTVTIVSEKLVEVGTGGEMVLGCQLNGYYPCECKTDWFQSNPSQKKTKLLTDICIAPPIKNPDGTCNMTTEVRLEPRVEDIGSSFECRVTHKAFPEPYTEKAAVTLKEAEIHLSKSSIVGSIIGSVIFSVMLLAAGIYLYMRYIYKVPPNVCDLQMPARFIHQQPAEITCHVSGFRPDVISVGWYLRRRNDAEESFIGESKRDQWMIRFCKAKNITEIGKGNATDVNWKVRQSSFVVHDDGTQSLSSTLEIYPDLMEDNKAVIICRVSYPTGTQEKRTSLQVDAIAPKLGNIIAPPVVRHNTSVMLTCPISFFTPRLLTISWYERINGVKSLLLDHTEENGAKNTVGRYSHCLREFTYPDHTYSVYSMLTFIASIQENDGKEYLCEVNHVSLNQAEKRVKLEVKAFPSLDTIRSEPVNPEIDKEMTLSCKVHSFYPKEISVLWFKDKKAIKGNETSEMIENPEKLYEFTTTCTTIPTLSDKKSKYQCLVTHESLPKPKFAEYVPENLVSSPKVKEITCHPPNPEVGKTLTLSCEIMDFYPASIQIDWFRDEVRIKEDAKYGIANEELMNEHSLCSKVTKLTLSPSTDDHQHQYKVEVYHSKSSTKPQKQCFRLLLKGSPTISDFKMVPKNPWFGEYLSISCSVHGLLRKDFIFEWYRGSEPVKSGVTNSDFVRTIDNNYKVESCLKFLVTAEDLERELIFLCKDRDNNSFKRRIQLPLKAVAPKVSSFTDCDNDRLKIGGKYTLGCKIEHFCPKDIEVVWYKGWKDCTDDQIMGKPKIDKRGLYSTITKLPILMEENLENYVCEIRHEKTNEIIEKPFKLQV from the exons GACAGTTGACGTTGAAAGCAAGCAAAAGTCCAGCGGAACTCATCCTGTACGAAAATGGACTTCTCGAGTGTGAGATTGCTAATCTCAGTGCGATTACTTTGAACCCAAATAATTTAGGCGTTTTATGGGTTTTTACCGGTGGAACTGAAGAATTAAATATCTTTATGTATTCTAACGGACAGATAACAAATCTGTGGGAGGAAGCAGAGCTGTCTAAAAACTCAATTTTAAATGGAAACATGTCACTTTTCCTGAGACATGTTACGTTAAAACATTTGGGGGAATATCGCTGTGAAGTTGTTATTCCACCAAATTATAAAGCTTCTCTGACGGTAAAGCTTGAAGTTTTAG cacGACCCACAGTAACTATTGTTTCTGAGAAGCTTGTGGAGGTTGGCACTGGAGGAGAGATGGTCTTAGGTTGTCAGTTAAATGGATATTATCCTTGCGAATGCAAAACGGATTGGTTTCAGTCAAACCCGTCACAAAAGAAAACAAAGCTGTTAACTGATATCTGCATCGCCCCTCCAATCAAAAATCCTGATGGGACATGCAACATGACCACTGAAGTTCGACTGGAACCTCGTGTAGAAGATATTGGCAGCAGTTTTGAATGCCGGGTGACACACAAGGCATTTCCAGAGCCATACACTGAGAAAGCTGCAGTGACTTTGAAAG AAGCAGAAATTCATCTGTCCAAAAGCTCAATAGTTGGAAGCATCATTGGAAGTGTAATTTTTTCTGTAATGCTGTTAGCGGCTGGAATTTACCTGTACATGCGGTACATTTATAAAG ttccacccaatgtATGTGATCTTCAGATGCCTGCTCGATTTATCCATCAACAACCTGCAGAGATTACATGCCACGTGTCTGGATTTCGACCTGATGTCATTTCTGTTGGCTGGTATTTGAGGAGAAGGAATGATGCTGAAGAGTCCTTCATTGGTGAAAGCAAAAGGGACCAGTGGATGATAAGGTTTTGCAAAGCAAAGAATATAACAGAAATAGGAAAGGGGAATGCAACTGACGTTAATTGGAAAGTCAGACAAAGTAGTTTTGTCGTACATGATGATGGAACACAGAGCTTGTCCAGCACTCTTGAGATTTATCCTGACTTAATGGAGGACAATAAAGCAGTAATCATATGTAGAGTGTCGTATCCAACTGGAACTCAGGAGAAACGCACCTCTTTACAAGTTGATGCAA TTGCTCCTAAGTTGGGGAACATAATCGCACCTCCTGTTGTGCGTCACAACACTTCAGTGATGCTGACTTGTCCAATAAGCTTTTTCACGCCACGTCTGTTAACAATCAGTTGGTATGAAAGAATAAATGGGGTAAAATCTCTTTTGCTGGACCACACCGAGGAAAATGGGGCAAAAAACACGGTGGGCCGGTATTCCCATTGTCTGCGTGAGTTTACCTATCCAGACCACACTTACAGCGTCTACAGCATGCTCACTTTCATTGCATCAATTCAAGAAAATGATGGAAAAGAATATTTATGTGAAGTGAATCACGTTAGCTTGAACCAAGCCGAGAAACGGGTTAAGCTGGAAGTGAAAG CATTTCCTTCACTTGATACCATCCGGAGCGAACCAGTGAATCCAGAAATTGACAAAGAAATGACTCTCTCCTGCAAAGTGCACTCGTTTTATCCTAAAGAGATTTCTGTCTTATGGTTCAAAGATAAGAAAGCCATAAAAGGGAATGAAACATCTGAAATGATCGAGAATCCGGAGAAGTTGTATGAATTCACCACGACTTGCACCACAATTCCAACGTTATCAGACAAAAAGAGTAAATATCAATGCTTGGTCACACATGAGAGCCTTCCCAAGCCAAAGTTTGCGGAATATGTTCCTGAGAATTTAG TATCTTCTCCCAAAGTAAAAGAAATTACTTGTCATCCTCCGAACCCTGAAGTCGGGAAGACATTGACTTTGTCCTGTGAAATAATGGACTTTTATCCAGCGAGTATTCAAATTGACTGGTTTAGGGATGAAGTGAGAATAAAAGAAGATGCAAAATATGGAATCGCTAACGAAGAATTGATGAATGAACACAGTCTCTGCAGCAAAGTCACCAAATTAACCTTGAGTCCAAGCACTGATGATCATCAACATCAATACAAGGTTGAAGTTTATCATTCAAAATCTTCCACCAAACCTCAGAAGCAATGCTTCCGGTTACTTCTTAAAG GCTCACCAACAATTTCAGACTTCAAAATGGTGCCAAAGAACCCATGGTTTGGAGAATATTTATCCATATCTTGTTCCGTACATGGCCTCTTAAGAAAGGATTTCATTTTTGAATGGTATAGAGGATCTGAGCCTGTGAAAAGTGGAGTAACTAATTCAGATTTTGTGCGTACCATTGACAACAATTACAAAGTAGAGAGTTGCCTTAAATTTTTAGTAACCGCGGAAGACTTAGAAAGAGAGTTAATCTTTCTGTGTAAAGACCGTGATAATAATTCATTCAAAAGGCGTATTCAACTGCCCCTAAAAG CTGTGGCTCCTAAAGTATCAAGTTTTACCGACTGTGACAATGATCGACTCAAAATAGGTGGAAAATATACCCTTGGTTGCAAGATTGAACATTTTTGCCCAAAGGATATAGAAGTTGTTTGGTACAAGGGATGGAAAGATTGCACGGATGATCAAATTATGGGTAAGCCCAAAATAGACAAACGCGGACTGTACTCGACAATCACAAAGCTGCCAATTCTCATGGAAGAAAATTTGGAAAATTATGTTTGTGAAATTCGACATGAAAAGACCAATGAAATTATTGAGAAGCCATTCAAACTGCAGGTTTAA